Below is a genomic region from Chryseobacterium scophthalmum.
AGCACCTGGTGAAAGGTAAGTAAAGTCTTCATATCTTGAACCAGAATACCATCCGATAAAATATTCAGTAGCATAAGCTACAGTTACCATACCACCTGTAAGAACGATTACGATGTTCATAATTTCGATATGATACATAGTGATGTAATCTTCCAAGTGACAAACTTTTCTAGCAATTAACAATAGTGTTTGTACCATTGCAAATCCTGAGAAGATAGCTCCAGCAACGAAGTAAGGAGGATAGATCGTAGAGTGCCATCCTTTAATAACTGAAGTTGCGAAGTCAAAAGATACCGTAGTGTGTACTGAGAATACTAGTGGAGTTGCTAAACCAGCCAATACTAAAGATACTTCTTCAAATCTCTGCCAGTGTTTTGCTTTTCCACCCCATCCAAAAGATAGTAGGGTATAAATTTTCTTAGTCCAAGGAGTTTTAGCTCTGTCTCTGATCATAGCAAAGTCAGGAATCAACCCGATAAACCAAAATACTGTTGATACAGAGAAATACGTACAGATTGCAAATACGTCCCAAAGTAGAGGAGAGTTGAAGTTAGTCCAAAGAGAACCAAACTGGTTAGGAAGAGGGAATACCCAATATCCTACCCAAACTCTACCCATGTGAATAAGCGGGAAGATTGCCGCCTGTACAACTGCGAAGATTGTCATTGCTTCCGCAGAACGGTTTACAGACATTCTCCATCGTTGTCTAAATAATAATAATACTGCTGAGATTAGGGTTCCGGCGTGACCGATACCTACCCACCATACGAAGTTGGTAATATCCCAACCCCAGTTAATAGTTCTGTTAAGCCCCCATGCTCCAATACCTGTTCCGATAGTATAAGCGATACAGCCGAATCCGTAGATGAAAAGAACTAAGGCTGCATATAGTGAGATCCACCATAATTTACCTGCTCTTTCTTCGATAGGTCGTGCAATATCTTCTGTGATATCGTGATAAGTTTTGTGACCAATAATCAGAGGTTCCCTTATCGGAGCTTCGTAATGTCCTGACATTTTTTACCTATTTATTATTTAAACTTTATTTTATACTCTATTTCTTACTTTAGCGTGATAGAACACATTTGGTTTGGTTCCGATCTCTTCAAGTAAATGATATCTTCTGTTGCTAGAATATAATTTTCTAACTGAAGATTCTTTGTCATTCATATCTCCAAACTGCATTGCTCCAGTAGAACATGCTGCTGCACAAGCACAAGAATTTTTAAATTCGTCGTCTGTTACTTTTCTGTTTTCTCTCTTCGCAGTCAAAATAGTTGCCTGAGTTTCCTGAATACACATTGAACATTTCTCCATTACCCCTCTTGTTCTTACAACAACATCAGGGTTAAGAACCATTCTTCCAAGATCGTTATTCATGTTGAAATCGAACTTGTCATTCAAGTTATAGGTAAACCAGTTGAAACGTCTTACTTTGTACGGACAGTTGTTTGCACAATATCTTGTTCCGATACATCTGTTGTAAGCCATATGGTTTTGTCCTTGCTTACTGTGAGAAGTTGCCGCAACCGGACAAACAGTTTCACATGGAGCGTGGTTACAGTGTTGACACATTACCGGCTGGAAGATCACATCTGGATTTTCTGCTGGGTTTTCTAATGCTCCTTCAATACCAAGTACGCTACTTCCGTAAAGTTCAGGAACTGCCATACCTTGTTTAAGACCATCATAAACAGTAACTTTTTGTTCAGATGAATAGTAACGGTCAATTCTTAACCAGAACATATCTCTCGACATTCTGATCTCTTCTTTACCAACTACAGGAACGTTGTTTTCTGCCTGACAAGCAATGATACAAGCTCCACAACCCGTACAAGAGTTTAAGTCTACTGATAAGTTGAAGTGAGGACCATCTGTATCATCAAAAGCATCCCAAAGGTCAATTTTACCTGCTGGAAGAGCTCCACTGATGGTGTGATATTCCAAAGGTTTGTTCCATCCTTTATGTTCGTCATCGAAAGGTACATTAATAAACTCTGCTAAAGGTACTTCTTTTGCAATTTCATAACGTCCCATTAATGTATTCTGAAGCTGTACTCCTGCAAACTCGTGCTCTTCACCCGTTTTCTCAATTGAAACGTTTGAAATCACTAAGTTTGAACCGTCAAATAAAGGATAAGCATTTACCCCAGTATCTGCAGTAGTTCCAGAATCTTTTTTACCATATCCTAAAGCAAGACCTACAGATCCGTCTGCCTGACCCGGCTGAATGAATACTGGTACGTTTTCTATTTTTACTCCGTTTACTGTAAGATTTACAAGAGAACCATCCAACTGCATTCTAGCGTTTAGACTGTTTTCAATTCCTAATCTTTCAGCATCTTTAGTAGAAATTGTTAAGTAGTTATCCCAAGACATTCTTGTAATAGGATCTGGTAATTCTTGCAACCAAGGGTTGTTTGCCTGAGTTCCGTCTCCGATAGAAGTCTTTGTATAAAGTACTAATTCTAAATCTGAAGCTTTAAAATTACCTAATTCAGCTACAGCTTGAGCACCGTTTCCTCCAGCATAAGACAACATCGTTGCATTATTAGAAGAAACAACACCGTTGTATAAAGCTTTGTTGAAAGAAGTTGCTCCTAGAAGAGAAGCTGCATTAGCTTTTAAGTAATCGTAATAGTTATTTGCAGCACTGTTTTTTCCGTTTTTCCAAACCAATAAAGATTCTTCGATCTGTCTTGATTTATAAATTTTTTGGATAGTTGGCTGCATCAATGTATAAACTCCAGTCTGAGGTTCCATATCACCCCAAGATTCTAGCCAGTTAGCTACCGGAATTACAGCTTTCGCCGCTTTATACATTTCGTTTTTCTTATCTGTAACCGCAATTACATAAGGAACTTTTGCCAAAGATTTTTTGAAATCCTGACCTTTGTTGTTAGAATAAATCGGGTCAACGTTGTTTGTAATTAATACTCCAACCTGTCCTGCATTTACCCAACCTAAAAATTCCTGATATCTTGCTTTATCAAATTCTTTTAAGAAGTTTGCTTTACCTGTGAAAGCAACTGAACCTAATTTTTGGTTAATTAAGTGTGCTAAAACTTGTGCCGCTTTAGAACCGTCAGCTAAAACAACAGCTTTGCTTCCTTTAGCCTGCAATTCTTTTACAATTTCTGTAGCAACTTTACTTGTCGGTGCAGATCCTGTAACGATAGCGTTGTAAACTTCAACCAAAGCTTTGTTTACATCACTTGGTTTTACTCTGTATCTAGAGTCTGAGTTTGCACCCGTTAAAGACATGTTAGATTCAACCTGAATGTGTCTCAACATGTTTGGTCCCGGAACTCTTGCTGCTGCATAAGAAGTTTCTAAGCTAGCTGCATTATAATCTCCTAAGAAATCAGCCTGGAAAGCAACAACCAATTCAGATCCTTTAAGATCGTAAACAGGCAATGCTCTTTGTCCGAAAACTTCCTGAGCTGCATCTAAAGCTGCAGAGTGAGGGAAAGCATCATAAGTTACTAATTCAGCCGTAGGATATTTTGCTTTAAATTCAGCAAATAATTTTTTGAATGTAGGTGAAGCGAAAGACTGAGATAAAAGAACAATCTTTTTACCTGCAGACTGAGCCTCGTTTAATCCTTTCAAAACGAAATCATCTACTTTATCGAAAGTTTCGTCTTTACCGTCAAGCTTAGGTTGCTTTACTTTATCGTTATCATAAAGTGAAAGTACACTTGCCTGAGCTCTTGCGTTAGTTTTACCTAAATCTCCAGCTGCCGGGTTCGGATCAATTTTGATGGGTCTACCTTCTCTTGTTTTTACTAAAACACTTGCGAAGTCGAAACCGTCAAAATATGTTGAAGCGTAGTAATTCGGAACCCCAGGAATAATTTCGTGTGGTTTCACTACATAAGGAATCGTTTTGATTACCGGAGCTTCACAGGCAGCCAAAGTTACTGCTGCTGTAGAGAATCCTAATAATTTTAGGAAATCTCTTCTAGAGGTACCGTCAGTTTTTTCGGCACTTTCTAGAAAATCTTCTACCGGAATTTCTTCTTGGAACTCTTTAAGAGCCAACTTACCGTTTAAGGCAGGGTCTTTAAGTTCGTGAATACTTCTAAATTGTATTTTGTTTGAAGCCATTTTATACTTCTAATTTTTTAGTTATTAATAATGACATTTACCACACTCAAGACCTCCAATTGCATCTACAGTGATTTTACCACCATCTTTCGGGTATTGCTTTTTAAGCTTTTCGTGTAGATTTTTGAAGTATTCTTTATTATAACCGTTGTTCATATCAATTTCGGTTGTTCTGTGACATTCGATACACCATCCCATAGTGAAATCGTTCGCCATTTGTACAACGTTCATTGTATCGATTTTTCCGTGACAAGCTTTACAAACTACGTCGATTTTATTGTCTGGATTTTTCTTGTTGAATGAATTGATAATCGCCTGCTCACCTGCTACTACGTGTTGAGAGTGGTTGAAGTAAACGAAATCTGGCATGTTGTGGATTCTTGTCCATTCTACAGGAGTAGTTTTACCGGTGTACTGTTGTTTCTCAGCATCCCAACCTGTTGCAGCATATATCTTCTGGATTTCTCCGTCGTAGAATGCTTTATCTTTTCCTGGCTCAAGGTATTTACCGTTGTATTCAGAAATAGATCTGTGACAGTTCATACAAACATTCATAGAAGGAATTTCAGATACCTTACCGTATTTAGCACTTGAGTGACACAGTTGACAGTCAATTTTGTTTTCTCCAGCGTGAATTTTGTGAGAGAAGTAGATAGGTTGTTCAGGCTTATACCCTTTGTAAACACCGATCCACATGATCCAGTTCCAGATACCGTAAGTTGCTAAAATAGCTAGTACAGCCAATAGACCTTTACCGATAAAGTGGTACTTTTCGTAGATTTCACTGAAAGATTTTACTCTGGTTTCATTAAGCCCAGTAAGTTCTTCAGATTGACCTAATTTTACCAATTGTCTTAGTTTGATTAAGATCCAAACTAATAAACCAGCGATTGCAATAAGTGAAATGATTACAATGCTTGAAGTTGTGTTGTTTGCTGGTGCAGCATTTGCTGTATCAGCTGCTGTTCCTGCAACAGGAGCCGGATCTGGTTCCGGAGCAGGAGGATTAGTTGTATAAGCTAAAATGTCATCAATGTCCTTATCTGAAAGATTCGGAAATTGCTGCATAACAGTCTTGTTGTTTTTTTCAAAAACTTCATTAGCATACTTGTCGCCTGAAGCTCTCAAAGCTACATTGTCTTTAATCCACTTATGAAGCCAATCTGTGTCAAGTCCTTGCTCAGTTTTCAGTCTTTCTACCACACCTTTCAGCGCCGGTCCTACAACTTGTTTGTCTAAAGCGTGACATGCCGTACAGTTTGCCTTAAAAAGTTTCTCGCCATTTTTAGGATCGCCGTCTTGCCCGTAAATTGAAGCACTTGTTGATAGCAATAAACCTATCGCAATCAGCCCTTTTTTATAATGCTTTCTCCAACTAATCATTTAAATTGTCTTATGTTAGTAAATATTGAATGTATAATCAATCCCGCAAAAATAATATTTTTAAGAAGAATTTAACGGCTTTAACAAAAGGTAAAATGTCATATAGCTTTAATTTGTAACTATTCTAAATAACTGTGTTTGCTGTATTTTTTAAATTATTATAACTTTGCGGAAATAAGTTTAAATGAAAAATTTCATCAAAATATTTTCGCTACTCTCTTTAATGAGTTTTTATACTCTTGAAGCACAGCAGGTTGTAAAGAAAGATACACTGTCTGGAACCGAGCTGACTATCACTATGGATTCTCGTGTAAGTGAAGCTTTATCGGCGATTGAAGATCGCTGTGCAAAGACTACGGCAACAAGAGTTTCTTCAGGTATTGACGATGATGCTCCTGCAAAACCAACGAAAATATTTGTTCCTAGCAGAGAATTGACCAATGCTGAAATCTGTAGAAAAAATCCTAGAATATTAGGCTTCAAAATTCAGATTACAACGGTGAAAAGTAATGACGAAGCGAATGAAATTAAAGCTTATTTCAGAAAAAGATTTCCAAATTTAAAGGTTGAAACCGATGCTTCTTTAAGACCAAACTACAAAATTTTGGCAGGAAGTTATTTCACAAAACAAAGCGCAGCAAGCGATTTGGCTAGAATAAAAGAGTATTTTAAATCCGCAACACCAATTCAGTACAGAGTTTTCTGTGCAGAAGCAAAATAAAGATTTAACTAAATAAAAATTAAAAGGCTGAGAATATTTTTCTCAGCCTTTTTTTATCTGTAAAATTGATTGACAAAATCATAAAATTCCCACATTCTCATGTAATTGTTAAGGAGTAAATACACTAACATTATTCCAATGATTGATGTAAAGGCAGACATCATTTTTGGTGATTCTCTGTAAGAAAAAAAGAGCCACCCCAACATAATAGGAAAAACAAAAACAAAATGTCCTCCGTAAATGTAAGAAGTATGAAGTCCGAATCTGAAAACACAATGAATTAAAATGTCAACCAATAAAGAAAGCATGATGATTTGCACCAATTTATTCTTGAAATTTCTAAAATAACTCCATAAAACAAGTCCTAAAAGTAATCCGATGAACAAATAGGGGATAACTGAAGTGTAAACATCCATGAAAAGTGCTTTATAGTAAAAACCTTTCATATTATGTTTTTCACGAATAAAAAAGCTTGGAAAAAGGATACTTCCACCAAAGAAATAGGAGTAAATCATATCCCAGATCGGAGTAGATTTTACATTAGAAAATTTCTCGTACTGCTCTCCGGATTTAGACAGTATATTTTTGTATTTAAAATCGATTCGGTAAAGATAAAGCAAGATAAAAGTTGCGCAGGTAAGTGCTACTCTTAAAGCGGCATTCCCGAATTTTTTCCAGCTTTTAAAAATACCTTTTTCAAATGCAATCGGAATGAAAACTTTTACAATATTTGTCACGGTTAATCCTCCAATCATAACTCCTGCCAAAACCAAAGCTGAACCGGCAATTTTTTGATCTTTTTTAAATTTTATTGCCGTGTAATAATTGAATAACACCAATAAAAATAGTGTGTAAGTATAGGTTTCCGGAGTAAATGATAATAAAATGTTAGTTGAAAAAACACTGAAAAAAGCAACAATCAATAGGTTTAGTCCTATGGGAAGATAGGTGATGTTTTTTAAATATTTATAGATCTGAATCAGGCTTAAACTGATGGTAATATTACTCAGCCAAGCTAATGTTAATCTGAAATTACTTCCTGTTTTTCCATCAGAAATATAAAAAGCAAGCTCCCGAATCCAATTGAAAAAATAATAAGATAAAGGATGTCTTTCGAAGCTTCCGCCGCTCATTACGATGGCTTTATTATCGAAACTGAAATATCCGTCCCAAGGAATTCTTGAGTCAAAAATAATGCGGTAATGTTGTGCTAAATAGGTTCCGAATATGCCGTAAACAACAATAAAGAATACGAATAATCCTAATTCTACATACGAAGAAGGGAAAACGATTTTGAAAAAGTTTAAAAATTTTGATTTGAATGACACTAACTGTAGTTTTTGCAAAAGTAAAATAAAAAACTCACCTGAAAAGGTGAGTTTTTGTAATATTGAAAATATCTTAATTAATCTTTAATGATTTTTTCTGTTTTGCTGCTTCCGTCAGAAAACTCTACTTTAACTAAGTAAGTCCCTTTAGTAAATGCACTAAGGTTTACTGTTTCAGAACTTCCTACTGTAAGAACTTTTCCTGATAAATCTAAAACAGTTGTTGATTTTATTTTCTTATCAGTTTTGATGTTTACTTCTCCTTTTGTAGGATTAGGATACATTGATAAATTATTAATTCCTTTATTAATATCTAAAACACCTAAATTTTGAGATGATTTAAACATTCCTCCAACTGTGGCTGAAGTGTTAAATCCACCAGAGTAACAAGTATTAGCATCAGAACATCTAACACCTAAATGTTGTACAGCGGTATCAAGAGCTGTCCAAGTTGAACCATTATCTAGACTTTTCCAAGATCCTCCTGTTGTTTGGCTTGAACTTGTTGCTACTAAAATATTAGTTCCTGGAACATAAGTTATGTCGGTGATATTATTTGCTGCTGTAATTCCGGTAAAGGTTACTGTAGACCAAGTACTTCCTCCATCTGTCGTTCTATAAATTGCTAAAGCTGTAGGATTACCTGCTGTATTGTAATTTTTTTTAATTACAATACCCCGGTTTGCATCGCTCCAAGCCATGTCTCCACTTACAGTAGCAGATCCAAAATCTGTAAGACCATATGTAGAGCCAGTAAAAGCAATTGTCCAATTTAAACCTTTGTCAATTGATTTATAAATTCTTCCTTTATTTGTGTAAAAGAAAATATTATTACCAACAGCATAATATCCGGCATTGTAACCATATTCTCCAGAGTTAGGATTTGGTACGTTTGCAGCTATTACTCTTGTCCAAGACGAACCTCCATTAGAAGTTGTATAAAGTTCAAATTCGCCATTTTCAGGATCTCCACCAACAATTACATTATTAGCATCAAAGGCATGCACAAAATTTAAGTATGATTCATTAGCCGTCGAAAAAGTTTGTTGAGCGGTCCATGTGGTACCACCATTTACTGTTTTATAGACTGCGCCTAATCCATCGGTTGAGGCAGATAATAATGCTCCTACCCAAGCTGTAGTACCGCTAACACCTGAAATGTTTGTGATTGTTAAAGCCGGATTTCCAACATTTATTAATCCTGAAGTCCAAGTAGTACCACCGTTAGATGTTTTTGTAAACTCTTGGATATTATTTGTAGATGTTACTCCGTCATAAGCAAATGCCCAAGCTGTATTGGCGTCAAATACTTCTATTCCCGAAATACCTCGTGATGCTGCTGTAAAACCAGTGTTTTGCGTAGACCAAAATTGAGAAAATGCTGATGAGCTAATTGCTAACGCAATAGCTGAAAGTAGAATTTTTTTCATGGAAATTATTTTTTTTCAAAATTAATAAAAATAATTACATATAAATGTAAATATTTTTATTAATTATTTAAGAACTACAAGAAAGCATTGAACATCCTGGAATATCATCATAATCAGAAGGTCTTTTTACCGAAAATTCAGGAAAAATTTCTTCGTATGGATTTTCTAAAGCTTTTGTCAGTTTTTGTAATATTTCGGTTTTGCCATTGTTGATTTCTTCAATACATTCAAAAAGAAGATAGTTTCTTAGAAGAAATTTCGGATTAGTTTTTTTCATTAAATCTAAAGACTCTTCTTTTGAAATAGTATTAGTTTTTAGTCGGAGGGAATAATTTTGAATGAAATCTTCAATCTTTTTTATTTTAGCATCATCTATAAAACCGTAAGATATTTTCTGAAATTCTGTTTTGATGTCGGAAATGCTTTCAAGCTTTTCTAAAAGATTAAAAAATAGAGTATAATCGAATTGAAGTTCCTGCATCAAACCTTGCCAGTTGATGAAAAACTCTTCATCTTCTTTTTTGAATTCATCAAAGCCAAATTTTCGGCAGAGCATTTTATCATGAGCTTCCCAAAAATAATTTCCGTAAGAATTTAATGTTTCTTCTAAAAATTTTTCATCTTTTATCAATGGGAAAAGTGCATTGGCAAGTTGCCAAAGATTCCATTGTGAAATTTGTCCCTGTTTTCCAAAAGCATATCTTCTTCCGGGTAAATCAGTCGTGTTGGGTGTGAAATTTAAATCATATTCATCCATCATCGAATAAGGTCCATAATCGATTGTTAAACCTAAAATCGACATGTTGTCTGTGTTCATCACACCGTGTACAAAACCAACTCTAAACCAGTCGACCATTAAATCTGCTGTTTTGGTGCAGATTTCACTGAAAAAGTCTTTGTATTTCTGTTCGCCTTGAGAATTTATACTTTTAAAATAATTTTTAATCGTAAAATC
It encodes:
- a CDS encoding DUF6080 domain-containing protein, whose product is MSFKSKFLNFFKIVFPSSYVELGLFVFFIVVYGIFGTYLAQHYRIIFDSRIPWDGYFSFDNKAIVMSGGSFERHPLSYYFFNWIRELAFYISDGKTGSNFRLTLAWLSNITISLSLIQIYKYLKNITYLPIGLNLLIVAFFSVFSTNILLSFTPETYTYTLFLLVLFNYYTAIKFKKDQKIAGSALVLAGVMIGGLTVTNIVKVFIPIAFEKGIFKSWKKFGNAALRVALTCATFILLYLYRIDFKYKNILSKSGEQYEKFSNVKSTPIWDMIYSYFFGGSILFPSFFIREKHNMKGFYYKALFMDVYTSVIPYLFIGLLLGLVLWSYFRNFKNKLVQIIMLSLLVDILIHCVFRFGLHTSYIYGGHFVFVFPIMLGWLFFSYRESPKMMSAFTSIIGIMLVYLLLNNYMRMWEFYDFVNQFYR
- a CDS encoding protein adenylyltransferase SelO, with amino-acid sequence MNIDKITQPFTKIFPGDFSGNTIQRNTPKVLFSTVEPVGFENPELIIFNEKLSEEIGLGEFNKDDLNFLAATHLPENIKTYATAYAGHQFGNWAGQLGDGRAILAGEITNEAGEKNEIQWKGAGATPYSRHADGRAVLRSSVREYLMSEAMHHLGIPTTRALSLCFTGEEVVRDMMYSGNPQKEKGAVVVRTAESFLRFGHFELISAQKEIKTLTELTDFTIKNYFKSINSQGEQKYKDFFSEICTKTADLMVDWFRVGFVHGVMNTDNMSILGLTIDYGPYSMMDEYDLNFTPNTTDLPGRRYAFGKQGQISQWNLWQLANALFPLIKDEKFLEETLNSYGNYFWEAHDKMLCRKFGFDEFKKEDEEFFINWQGLMQELQFDYTLFFNLLEKLESISDIKTEFQKISYGFIDDAKIKKIEDFIQNYSLRLKTNTISKEESLDLMKKTNPKFLLRNYLLFECIEEINNGKTEILQKLTKALENPYEEIFPEFSVKRPSDYDDIPGCSMLSCSS
- a CDS encoding TAT-variant-translocated molybdopterin oxidoreductase; its protein translation is MASNKIQFRSIHELKDPALNGKLALKEFQEEIPVEDFLESAEKTDGTSRRDFLKLLGFSTAAVTLAACEAPVIKTIPYVVKPHEIIPGVPNYYASTYFDGFDFASVLVKTREGRPIKIDPNPAAGDLGKTNARAQASVLSLYDNDKVKQPKLDGKDETFDKVDDFVLKGLNEAQSAGKKIVLLSQSFASPTFKKLFAEFKAKYPTAELVTYDAFPHSAALDAAQEVFGQRALPVYDLKGSELVVAFQADFLGDYNAASLETSYAAARVPGPNMLRHIQVESNMSLTGANSDSRYRVKPSDVNKALVEVYNAIVTGSAPTSKVATEIVKELQAKGSKAVVLADGSKAAQVLAHLINQKLGSVAFTGKANFLKEFDKARYQEFLGWVNAGQVGVLITNNVDPIYSNNKGQDFKKSLAKVPYVIAVTDKKNEMYKAAKAVIPVANWLESWGDMEPQTGVYTLMQPTIQKIYKSRQIEESLLVWKNGKNSAANNYYDYLKANAASLLGATSFNKALYNGVVSSNNATMLSYAGGNGAQAVAELGNFKASDLELVLYTKTSIGDGTQANNPWLQELPDPITRMSWDNYLTISTKDAERLGIENSLNARMQLDGSLVNLTVNGVKIENVPVFIQPGQADGSVGLALGYGKKDSGTTADTGVNAYPLFDGSNLVISNVSIEKTGEEHEFAGVQLQNTLMGRYEIAKEVPLAEFINVPFDDEHKGWNKPLEYHTISGALPAGKIDLWDAFDDTDGPHFNLSVDLNSCTGCGACIIACQAENNVPVVGKEEIRMSRDMFWLRIDRYYSSEQKVTVYDGLKQGMAVPELYGSSVLGIEGALENPAENPDVIFQPVMCQHCNHAPCETVCPVAATSHSKQGQNHMAYNRCIGTRYCANNCPYKVRRFNWFTYNLNDKFDFNMNNDLGRMVLNPDVVVRTRGVMEKCSMCIQETQATILTAKRENRKVTDDEFKNSCACAAACSTGAMQFGDMNDKESSVRKLYSSNRRYHLLEEIGTKPNVFYHAKVRNRV
- the nrfD gene encoding NrfD/PsrC family molybdoenzyme membrane anchor subunit, whose product is MSGHYEAPIREPLIIGHKTYHDITEDIARPIEERAGKLWWISLYAALVLFIYGFGCIAYTIGTGIGAWGLNRTINWGWDITNFVWWVGIGHAGTLISAVLLLFRQRWRMSVNRSAEAMTIFAVVQAAIFPLIHMGRVWVGYWVFPLPNQFGSLWTNFNSPLLWDVFAICTYFSVSTVFWFIGLIPDFAMIRDRAKTPWTKKIYTLLSFGWGGKAKHWQRFEEVSLVLAGLATPLVFSVHTTVSFDFATSVIKGWHSTIYPPYFVAGAIFSGFAMVQTLLLIARKVCHLEDYITMYHIEIMNIVIVLTGGMVTVAYATEYFIGWYSGSRYEDFTYLSPGAAVGPYWWAFWALIICNLVIPALFWFKRIRTNIIATFIIALIINIGMWFERFDIIVINLSRDYLPGSWTMFKPTIIDVGVYLGTIGFFSVLFLLYARTFPVIAQAELKSILKISGETYKVKEGDEHH
- a CDS encoding sporulation protein, which gives rise to MKNFIKIFSLLSLMSFYTLEAQQVVKKDTLSGTELTITMDSRVSEALSAIEDRCAKTTATRVSSGIDDDAPAKPTKIFVPSRELTNAEICRKNPRILGFKIQITTVKSNDEANEIKAYFRKRFPNLKVETDASLRPNYKILAGSYFTKQSAASDLARIKEYFKSATPIQYRVFCAEAK
- a CDS encoding c-type cytochrome; amino-acid sequence: MISWRKHYKKGLIAIGLLLSTSASIYGQDGDPKNGEKLFKANCTACHALDKQVVGPALKGVVERLKTEQGLDTDWLHKWIKDNVALRASGDKYANEVFEKNNKTVMQQFPNLSDKDIDDILAYTTNPPAPEPDPAPVAGTAADTANAAPANNTTSSIVIISLIAIAGLLVWILIKLRQLVKLGQSEELTGLNETRVKSFSEIYEKYHFIGKGLLAVLAILATYGIWNWIMWIGVYKGYKPEQPIYFSHKIHAGENKIDCQLCHSSAKYGKVSEIPSMNVCMNCHRSISEYNGKYLEPGKDKAFYDGEIQKIYAATGWDAEKQQYTGKTTPVEWTRIHNMPDFVYFNHSQHVVAGEQAIINSFNKKNPDNKIDVVCKACHGKIDTMNVVQMANDFTMGWCIECHRTTEIDMNNGYNKEYFKNLHEKLKKQYPKDGGKITVDAIGGLECGKCHY
- a CDS encoding T9SS type A sorting domain-containing protein — encoded protein: MKKILLSAIALAISSSAFSQFWSTQNTGFTAASRGISGIEVFDANTAWAFAYDGVTSTNNIQEFTKTSNGGTTWTSGLINVGNPALTITNISGVSGTTAWVGALLSASTDGLGAVYKTVNGGTTWTAQQTFSTANESYLNFVHAFDANNVIVGGDPENGEFELYTTSNGGSSWTRVIAANVPNPNSGEYGYNAGYYAVGNNIFFYTNKGRIYKSIDKGLNWTIAFTGSTYGLTDFGSATVSGDMAWSDANRGIVIKKNYNTAGNPTALAIYRTTDGGSTWSTVTFTGITAANNITDITYVPGTNILVATSSSQTTGGSWKSLDNGSTWTALDTAVQHLGVRCSDANTCYSGGFNTSATVGGMFKSSQNLGVLDINKGINNLSMYPNPTKGEVNIKTDKKIKSTTVLDLSGKVLTVGSSETVNLSAFTKGTYLVKVEFSDGSSKTEKIIKD